Sequence from the Deltaproteobacteria bacterium genome:
GAAAAGTTCGTTGAATCTCAACGAGATGACTTCCGGCGTATTCACAATGAGAAGCCGGCATTTTTGTTGCTTCCCTGATTTCACGCAGCCCCAACCCTACCCATTGTTCAGACCCTGCCTCAAAATAATTGAGAGGTCACCTTGTCTTCAACTCATCTAGCGTTTCCATGATTTCAGAGATCTAAGTCTAGGAAAAGCCTCAAGAGCGATTCCTAGAAGAACGTAGCGGGTTGACTGGCACTCTGACCCTGCGTACACTTTTTTGAGGTACCAAGGGGGTTTTGGTGCCGCACCAATTGGGGAAAATATTGTCTCGAGCTCAGCGGACTATAGGGCGCGTCAAACGCCTACTCTGCCTTTTAGTAATGGGCACAGCATGCCTGTTAACGAGCTTTGCAACGCCCGCTCTGGTTCACGCCGCTGATAAGCCCTCCATGTTTGTGTACCTGCCAACAGATGTTCGACCCAACGCATTTCAAAAGATGCTAAACTCAGCAATTCCTACTGTAAACGTTACTGTTTTCGGACGCGTCAAAGACTTCCAGAAAAACATTAAAAAACAGCCTCCAGACGCAATTCTCTCGTATCGGCCAGTCATCGACAATGAAACCGGCATTTCTGTGGGCCTACAAGGCCTTGATAAGGGAAGCCCGAATGAATCATTTGTACTTATTTCGGTTGGTAAAACCGTTGAGATTCAAGCCGAGACCCAACTAACGATTGGCATTGTCGACCTCCTGGGTCGTAAAAAAATGGCCAACTTCGTATCCAAAATGATCCAGACTTCGAAGAAACCTAAGATCAAACGGGTTTCAAAACCGGAAGACTTGCTGTCTCTCTTGCAGTTTAAAGTCGCCGACGCGGTCCTCATCCCAGAAAAAGATGTCAAAGCGTTCAAATCTAAATCAAAACTAGACCTAAAAGTGACTCCTATCAGTGGAGCCAAAGTTGGGCTGCCTGCACTCGGTTTTCTGTCGGATACCAACAAAAAGCTGATTCAATCTGCCGTTAAGAAACTGCAAGGCAAAGTACAAGATATCATGCGAGTGAGTTCCTGGAGGGCACTATGAGAAAGTTCATGAAAGCCACCGCTCGGTTCATAGCCGTAACGAGTTTATTGTTAGCAAATCAGGCCTTTGCCGAAAACGTTGACAATATTCTTGTTCTTATGCCCGATTCATCTGGTGCCAAAAGTGCGCTTGTTGGACTTCAAGAAGAAGTTGGCGAAGACCTCAACTTGATAACGCAATATGTTGATTCAAGCACCTCTATTGAAGACTTAGGCAATTTCTTCAAGAGTTCTTCTCCTAAAGCCGTCGTCTTAATGAATAACCCAACGGTTAACCTCTATAAGAAATATCAAGCCAGCCTCGACCCCGCGACTAAGCATCCACCTGCTCTGATGATGATGGCTTCTTTTCTTCGCCAAACCAGCAGCGGTGTTCAAAATGGCACTGGAATCAATTACGAAATTGCTGCGATCACATGCTTCGTAGGCTTACGTAATATCCTAGATCAGCCGATTCGCCGAGTGGGCGTTATCTATCGCGACGTATTTGACGACTTTATTAACGAGCAAAAGGCGATGGCGGCCCAAGAGAAGATTGAAATCGTAGCGAAAAGGCTTAACACCAAAAATGTGAAGACATCCCTTAAGAAAACCATTAAGTCCCTGACCAAAAGCGATGAAGTAGACGCCATCTGGATTTTAAACGACAACGTCTTGCTCAACAAAAACCTGCTCATTAAGTCCTGGCTACCTGCACTCAAGCGCAATGAAAAACCTGTCTTGGTCAACGTTCAATCACTCGTATCGTCCAAGTTTAGATTTGGGTCGTTCGCAGTTCTACCAGACCACACTGCATTGGGCGTCCAAGCAGCCAACTTATTATTCGACCTTCAAGAGAACGACTGGCAGGTTGGCGACAAAGAGCTCGAGGAGCCTGTAGCGATTGAAAAGGTTCTCCTGGTACCCTTCGCGAAGAAGTATCTGAAGCTTAAAGAAAACGCGCTGGACCAGATTGATGTGCAAGTCGACTAAAAGAAGTTAACGGCCGTAGCCCGCAGCAAACCCTTTTATCTCTATCCAGAACCCGCAGAATCTATAGATGGTTGTGCTGAGGATGAGTGCGACTTACCTGCTCAAAGATAATTGACCACCTCTGCCGGAGTTTCGCACAACACCCCATAAGATATCGGCCTAGTGACTAGGGCTAGAATAGGTCTAATGAATATGGCTCTGATGGAGGAGCCTGAAGAAGACTTGAATGAACTAGAGCGGCACGCCGAAGACGAGAGAGAATGGACGAAAGTTCGCTCCTTCTTTACCGGTAAGTTCCACTTGAGCGAAACCACCTCGGTCTTCCAGAAACTTCTTCACCGCATCCATACCTACGCCCCGACCAGATATGTCGGTCACTTGCTCAGCCGTTGAAAGCCCGGAGTAAAAGATCAGCTCTGCAATCTTCGCCTCGTCTGCCGGCACCTCAGAGCCCCCGTTAATTTCACTGTACTTACGCTTCAGGCCGCCGATATCTAACCCTCGGCCATCATCTTGTACTCGAACAATCAACCGATCTTCCTCTAAGCTGGTCTCAAGGGTAATGGTTCCATTTGGATTTTTACCTGCGCCTTCGCGCTCCTTGGCTGATTCTAAGCCGTGGTCGACTGCATTTCTAAATACATGAACAAAGACATTTTGTATCAGTGGCGCTACATCGGCAGGGATACGAATATTAGGATCCGTAATATCCACGGCGGGTATAGGTTTTTCAAGCTCGTCAGCGATAGACGCCATTCCCGAAATAGCTGAACTCAAGACATCCCCGAGTGCTTGTCCCGTATTGATACGTACCGAGCACTCGAGACCGTCTAAAATTGCCTCAAGCCCTAAGCCGCCGTTTCGTCCACCGTCGATGAGTCCTTTAAGCTCTTGTACGAATTCTCCGGAAACACCGGCCCCTTCGGTCACTTGGTTGTCAGCCAAGTTGCTTAGCTTATTATCAAAGACGTCGATATAAGCTTGAGTTGCAGCCGTAACTAAATCCAGCTCCTCAAGTAACTCAGCAGGATCCCAAGGTTTGTCCTCATCTTCACGTAATTCTTTATAACGGGTTTCCGACTCATGCAGAATGTCATTCAAAAAGGTAAAACCGTAAGTTCGGGCGTTACCTTTAATTGTGTGCATATTTCGAAAGAGCTCTCCAATGACTTCAGAGTCACGCTCCGAGGTTCCTAAAATGAGAGACTGGTTTCGATCGAGAAATTCGGTGCTCGAGAAGATGAAGGTCTTAAAGTCATCAATCCGAACCGCCAAAATCTGACCCACCATCTCCAGCTGTCGCTTCTGCTCACCCATCTCACGCTGTAACTGGCGTAGCTCTGTAACGTCGCGCAAGGTCACCATGATCTTCTGGGTGGTACCGCCCGTATCTGTAATCGCGTTCCACTCGGCTTCCAGAATCTTAATCGCACCGCCCGGAGCATCCTTTTCAAATTCTCTGGGTAGTAGGTGCCCGTTCATCACGTAATTGATGCTCGGCTTGCCCAGCATATTGCTCAGGGCTACAAAAACTCGGTCGACTGCATCTGGGCCAAGGTTTGTCCCAGAGAGCAAAACATCCATGATGCTATTGCCGGCAATATCTTTTGTATCGAGAATTTTTTCCAAGTACGCGGAATACTCGTGGTGAATCGTTTGACCCTCGGTAACGGTGAAAATACCCTGCCGAAGATTTTTCAACATATTTCCTACGTCATCGGTTTTCTGCTGTAGGTCCCGAGTCCGCTCTTCGACCTTCTCCTCCAACCCTTTGTTCAACTGCTCAAGTTCATCGTAAGATGCTGCCAAGTCTCGAACCATCTTGTTAAACGAAGATGCGAGAATCTCAATTTCGTCACCGCTTTGCACATCAACCTGAACCGAATGATCTCCAGATGCAATTGCATCCGCAGCTTCCGTAAGAACTCCCAGCGGGCTGGTAATTCGGATGGCCTGTCGCCAAGTAAGAAACGCACCGACGAAAACAAAGAAGAAGCCCAAACCAATTAAAATCTTCATGATTTCAATCAGTGCGGCATCTGATTCTTCTCTCGCGATTTGTAGCTCTTTGTCGATCCTAGCTTTCGACAATCCATAGCGGATACTACCCAGGAGTTCCCCGTCCACTTCCACCTTCGATGAAAACTCCAGAATATCCTGATCATAAATCGTAAACTGTCGGTTGCCGGAATCTTGCTCCAGCATTTCTTCACTTACGCCCAGCTTCTCCCAACCCGTGATCTCTGTATCTTCTTCGTTTGTACCAGGTGCGGCAAAAGCCCAAGGACTCATATCTGCATCAACGAAGAGTCCATAAATGACATCAACATCTTCGGCTACCGTACGGTTCACCAAATCCTTAACGTCGCCGAAAGCATTGGCTTCTACAAAACCTCGCAATGCCAGGGCGTGATTCGTCGCCAAGATGATACCTTTGTCCGTTAGGCCGCTGGTAATACCTTCTCCGATCTTAGCGTAATGCTCGTCTGACTGTTGCACTTGAAGCCTAGCAACAACCGAAATTGTGCCCACACTGACCAGGAGTAAGGTCATGGCCGTTGTAATAATCAGCTTGCGCCTCAGACTTGTCTTTACTCTGCCTTGCACACCAACCTCATTAATTTGAGTTCATGCCGATATCCCTCTTCTTTACCTTAGAGAAATACCAAACCACCCTCTTCGACCATATCGTTGACCTGTTCGAATCCTGCTTTCATCGATTCAGGTTCCCACTTCAGGTGAAACGCAAACTTCTGGTAAACCACCATCGGATGCTCAGCACCTTCTTTGTTCAACGTGTATTTAAAACAAAGCTTCGGATCATCGGTACCAAAGCTTATGTAGTTTCGTGAGTGATTAATGACGCTTGGGATTTCGGAGCTGAATTTCGATTTTTCTTTGACCGAGCCCTTCGGTGCAAAGGAACCCTTAAGCCGCCCCCAAACCGAGTTGGTCAATTCGCTCAAAAGTGAATTCACGACACGAAAGTTGAGTTCCTCAGCCGTAGGCATAATGCCTGGGACGTCGCCCTGCTGAATCAACTTACCCGCCTGCTCTTCCGCCATTTGGAGCATCATGTAACCACGACACCAATCGGTTTCCATACGTATTAAACTAAACAACTCACCATAAATGATTCGGTCGCGAATCAAATATGGCTTTTCGTATTTTACATTGACCCCACTGAAAACGTCGGCGACGACATCTCGGGTTCCCTCAGCAATCAAACGAATCAACTCGGAAGGATAGTAGCGGTTAAAAATATAGGTGTTCACCAACTGGTCGAGCTTGTCCTCATCCCCTGTTTCGTACGGCACAACTGGGACCGATGCCAAAACCGGCTCTGCTTCAGATTGACGGATGAAGATGGGTAGCTCAGAGCGCAATCGGTGAATATCGATGATAATTTCGTCGGCAACTTGACCACTTAGGAATACTGCGCCCAGGTCAATATTGGTGTTGAGGACATCGATTATTTTCGACTCAGACCCGACTCTCAATCCAATTAATGAGCGGTTACTGAAAAAGGCTTTAAGCGAATCCATTTGTTCGGCCTCATGGTCGTAAACCAAGACCCTGCTGGACAACTCCATGCTATCTACCCCCATAGAATCCTGAGCATCATCGAGT
This genomic interval carries:
- a CDS encoding HAMP domain-containing protein — its product is MQGRVKTSLRRKLIITTAMTLLLVSVGTISVVARLQVQQSDEHYAKIGEGITSGLTDKGIILATNHALALRGFVEANAFGDVKDLVNRTVAEDVDVIYGLFVDADMSPWAFAAPGTNEEDTEITGWEKLGVSEEMLEQDSGNRQFTIYDQDILEFSSKVEVDGELLGSIRYGLSKARIDKELQIAREESDAALIEIMKILIGLGFFFVFVGAFLTWRQAIRITSPLGVLTEAADAIASGDHSVQVDVQSGDEIEILASSFNKMVRDLAASYDELEQLNKGLEEKVEERTRDLQQKTDDVGNMLKNLRQGIFTVTEGQTIHHEYSAYLEKILDTKDIAGNSIMDVLLSGTNLGPDAVDRVFVALSNMLGKPSINYVMNGHLLPREFEKDAPGGAIKILEAEWNAITDTGGTTQKIMVTLRDVTELRQLQREMGEQKRQLEMVGQILAVRIDDFKTFIFSSTEFLDRNQSLILGTSERDSEVIGELFRNMHTIKGNARTYGFTFLNDILHESETRYKELREDEDKPWDPAELLEELDLVTAATQAYIDVFDNKLSNLADNQVTEGAGVSGEFVQELKGLIDGGRNGGLGLEAILDGLECSVRINTGQALGDVLSSAISGMASIADELEKPIPAVDITDPNIRIPADVAPLIQNVFVHVFRNAVDHGLESAKEREGAGKNPNGTITLETSLEEDRLIVRVQDDGRGLDIGGLKRKYSEINGGSEVPADEAKIAELIFYSGLSTAEQVTDISGRGVGMDAVKKFLEDRGGFAQVELTGKEGANFRPFSLVFGVPL